DNA from bacterium:
AGACAAAGATGGTAAAAGACTTACCAGAAGTGAAGATAGTAAAAGACATAGAAGCAGCGTCAGCTTCAATAGCAGCTATACAAAGGGCAAAGCTAAGAAAGAGACAAAGATGGTAAAAGACTTACCAGAAGTGAAGATAGTTACAGAAAAATTAAGTATTTGGTATGGTCGTCAGTTGTCATTAAGTTCTATCTCTCTTGCTGTTTGGAAGAATGAAATTTTAGGAATAATTGGACCAGCTAATAGTGGAAAAACTACATTTCTACAAACCTTTAATCGTCTAATTGATCTTATCCCTCAAGCACGGATAGAAGGTAAAGTTCTTTTAGATAATGAAGATATATTTAACCATGATCTTGATCTAGAAAGATTAAGACGAAGAGTAGGCATGGTTTTTGCTTTACCTACTCCCCTGCCGCTGTCTATATTTGAAAATGTAGCTTATGGATTAAGAAGGAAAGGTATAAAAAAAAAGACTTTACTGGAAGAAATGGTAGAAGAAAGTTTAAAAGCTGCTTATTTATGGGATGAAGTAAAAGATAGACTTTCTCAATCTGCTTTAACTCTTTCTGGTGGTCAACAACAAAGGCTATGCATTGCCAGAACATTAGCTCTTAAGCCGGAAGTAATTCTTTTTGACGAACCATGTTCAGGTCTTGATCCTATCTCCACGGCTAAGATAGAAGAGGCTATGTATAAGTTAAAAAAGAACTTTACTCAAATATTAGTCTCTAACAACACCAAACAAGTAGCGCGAGTAGCAGATCGGACTGCTTTTTTTTTAATGGGTAAGTTAATCGAGGTAAACAAGACCAGAATCTTATTTACCGTCCCAAAAGATAAACGAACAGAAGACTATATTTCTGGAAGATTTGGTTAAATTGGCTTTTCGAAATCTTGAGGTATGAGATGGCCATCATTACTATAAAAGATCTTAATCTACACTATGATAGATTTCAAGCCCTGCGAGGAATTAATCTTGAAATTAAGTCCAATAAGATCACGGCTTTGATTGGCCCTTCTGGTTGCGGCAAATCAACTCTTCTGCGAACTCTTAATCGGATGAATGATCTTATCGAAAACGTAAGGATTGAAGGAAAGATAATGATAGACCAAGAAGATATCTATCATCCCAAGGTAGATGTAGTCAATCTACGAAAAAAAGTAGGGATGGTCTTTCAAAGACCCAATCCTTTTCCTTTTTCAATCTTTGAAAATATTATCTTTGGTCTTAAAATTCATAATCTTTCTAAGGAGAAATTTGATGAGATAGTAAAAGAGTCTTTAATGGCCGTAATGTTATGGGAGGAATTAAAGGATAAACTCTCAACTAATGCTCTTAAGCTTTCCTTAGAACAACAGCAACGATTATGTATCGCCAGGCTTTTGCCCATAAAGCCTGAAGTTTTACTCATGGATGAACCTTGCTCGGCCTTAGATCCTATAGCTACCCAAAAAATTGAAGAGTTGATCCATTTCTTAAAACAAAGTTATACCGTGGTCATTGTTACCCATAATATGCAACAAGCTGCTAGAATTTCAGATGAAACAGGATTTATGTGGTTAGGAGAGTTAGTAGAATTTGGTGTCACTCAAAAAATATTTACTACTCCAACTAAAAGAAAGACTGAAGATTATATTACCGGTAAGTTTGGTTAATCAAAGTATTAACTATTTTTTCATAATTTATTGTTGCTATTTTTATCAGAGGAGTAGTAAAATGATTAGATATTTTGATGAAGAGTTAAAAGAATTAAAAGAAAAGATTTTGCAGATGGGAACTATTTCAGAAGAGATGATTGATTATGCAACTAAAGCTTTAATGGAAGAAAAAGAAGAACTAATTCAAGAAGTTTTTACTCGAGAAAATAAGATTAATCAGTTACATATAGAGATAGATGAAATGGCTTTGCAGCTTTTAGCCCTTCATCAACCTACCGCTATTGATTTGCGATTTATTACCGCTGGCATAAAGATAAATAGTGATTTAGAACGAATTGGTGATTTAACGATTAACATTACCGATAATATTCTTACTTTACTTAAGCAACCTCAATTAAAACCTTACCTTGATCTTCCAAGAATGAATCTTTTTGCCAAAGAGATGTTAAGAAAGAGTTTAGATGCCTTTATCAACAAGGATGTAGAATTAGCCAGATCCGTACTTTTGATGGATACAGAAGTAGATAATTTAAAGGACAAGATATTTCGAGAGTTATTAACATTTATGCTTTCTGACTCTCAGACTATTGAACGGGCTTTAGCCTTAATTCTTGTTTCTCGCCATTTAGAGCGCATTGCCGATCATGCTACTAATATTGCCGAAGATGCTATCTTTATGGTCATGGGTAAAGATGTCAGGCATCATCTGGAAAAAAAGAATAACGATTAAGTGTAGGAGTAATTCTTATGATCACCAAGATGGACTGTATTGAGATCGTTGGTATTAAAAAGCATTTGGATAAGCTTATCAAAATGCTTCATAAATTTGGAAAAGTCCACCTCGAGAAGATTACTATCACCGAAGGAGAAGAAAGACCTTTCTTACAAAAAGTTACCTTAAGTGAAGCCCAGTCAAAGGAAAGGAAACAGAGAGAGGAGATTTCAGATGCCTTAAAAGATCTCATTTTACATCTGCCTAAGCATCTCTTGATTCAAAATAATGAAGAAATAGTCTTAAACAAAGAAAAGGTAGGAGAAAAAAGATCAGAATTACTTAATATGAAATTAACGGAACACCATTCTTATGTTACTAAGGTCCACCAACAATTAAGATCTTTAATTAGAAAAAGAAAGAGTTTAGAAGATGAACTGCAATTACTTTTAGGCTACAAGAAGATCATTAGAGTTTTTAAAGAAATCTTTCCTTCTCAAGGCTTTGAAAAAGAGGATAATTTTATAGGAATTATTCTTCATAAACAAAGTAAGCATCTTCTGCCTCTTTTAGAAGAAGAGTTGGCTAAGATTACTCATAGTGATTATAAGTTTATTTTTAAAGATTTAGATGGCCAAAGATCAATAATTATCTTAGGATTTAAAAAAGAGCAGGATAGAGAAGTAAAGGAATTTATTTGGGGCAAAGGATTAGATGAATTAAAGCTTCCTACGGAGTTTGAAGATCTATCTATGAATAAGGCTCTACTTCTTATGGACGAAAGGCTAAAAATTCTTCCTACCGAATTAAAAAAGATCTTAGAAGAGATAGAGGATCTCTTTCAAAAAGAAGGATTAGCTATCTTACTCTTAAAGACTATGAATTTGGATAGTTTAAATGAGTTTTGGGCAATTTCTTCTTCTGTTAACTCAAACTATACTTTTGTCGTTAAAGGTTGGGTGCCGGAAAAAAGCTTAGAAGAGCTAAGGAAGAGCTTACAAGAAGAATTTAAGGGTTTAGTAGTCATAAACGATTTACACCTTTCTAAGAAGGATTATCTCAAGGCTCCCATTTTATTATCAAATATTAAAGTAAAACGACCTTTTGAAAGACTTTTATCTTTACTTCCTTTGCCCAAATACGGGACACTTGATGCTACTATTTTTATGGCTATTGGTTTTCCTTTATTTTTTGGACTGATGTTAGCTGATATTGGATATGGTCTGCTCTTACTTTTCATCAGTCGCTATATCTTATCTTTAGCTAAAGGGGGAAGAATAATTTTTAAGGATATTTCTAAAATAGTCTTTACCTGTGCTCTTTCTTCTATTATCTTTGGCTTTGTCTTTGGAGAATTTCTTGGAGACTTAGGAGAAAGATGGGGGCTATACCCTCTATGGTGTAAAAGAGAAGAAGCTATAAAACCTTTAATTATGTTAGCTATCTTTATTGGTATGGTCCATATAGTGCTGGGTTTAGTTTTAGGGGTAATTAATTCAATCTTATCTAAGAATAAAAAAGCCATGTGGGATCTGTTGGTAAGAATAATTATCTTAGGGGGAGTTTTCTTAGTGGTAGGTAAGATAGGAAATATTTTACCAACTGTGTTTTTTAAGATAGGCGTAGGAATCTTGATCGTCTTTATTCCTTTAGCCATTAAAATTCATGGATTTTTAGCTCCTTTAGAAATAATCTCGACCATAGTTAATATCTTATCTTATGTGCGAATTGCTGCCTTAGGAATAGCCTCAGCTGTCTTGGCTCTTTTAGCTAATAAATTAGGAGGTTCTTGCGATAGTTTATTTTTAGGAGGCGCTATCTTCCTTTCACTTCACAGCTTAAACTTTGTTTTGGGTGTCTTTAGCCCTACAATACAGTCGATAAGACTACATTATGTAGAGTTTTTGCCTAAATTTTATCTTACTGGAGGAATAAGGTATCAACCTTTTAAAAAATGTATTTTATAAAATAAAGGAGGGGTCTTTAATGAAAAAGGTTACTTTAATGGTGGCAGCTTTGTTATTGATGCTTATGGGGGATGTTGTTTGGGCAGAAGAAGCTGGAGAGGCAGCAAAGAATAGTGGAGACATCGGGATAGGATTAAAAGCTATCGCTGCTGGATTAGCGGTAGGATTATCGGCATTAGCCACCGGTATGGCTCAAGCTAAGATTGGTACTGCTGGCGTAGGAGCTACTGCCGAAAAGCCAGAATTCTTAGGAACAGCCATTATCCTTTTAGCCATTCCAGAAACATTAGTTATCTTAGGGTTTGTCATTGCGGTTATGGTTTTACTTTAAGCCTTTAGCTATGGGACTTTGTTCTTAATTTTTGTCATTGCGGTTAAGATTTTACTTTAAGTCTTTAGTTACGAAACCTTGTTCTTAATTAAGGAGTTTCTTAATTAAGAAGTATTTAAGTTGGGGAGTATTTAAATTGGAAGATTTAATTAAAAAAATAAAAGAGAATGCTAACATAGAAATTCAACAAATTAAAGAAAAAG
Protein-coding regions in this window:
- a CDS encoding phosphate ABC transporter ATP-binding protein; translated protein: MVKDLPEVKIVTEKLSIWYGRQLSLSSISLAVWKNEILGIIGPANSGKTTFLQTFNRLIDLIPQARIEGKVLLDNEDIFNHDLDLERLRRRVGMVFALPTPLPLSIFENVAYGLRRKGIKKKTLLEEMVEESLKAAYLWDEVKDRLSQSALTLSGGQQQRLCIARTLALKPEVILFDEPCSGLDPISTAKIEEAMYKLKKNFTQILVSNNTKQVARVADRTAFFLMGKLIEVNKTRILFTVPKDKRTEDYISGRFG
- the pstB gene encoding phosphate ABC transporter ATP-binding protein translates to MAIITIKDLNLHYDRFQALRGINLEIKSNKITALIGPSGCGKSTLLRTLNRMNDLIENVRIEGKIMIDQEDIYHPKVDVVNLRKKVGMVFQRPNPFPFSIFENIIFGLKIHNLSKEKFDEIVKESLMAVMLWEELKDKLSTNALKLSLEQQQRLCIARLLPIKPEVLLMDEPCSALDPIATQKIEELIHFLKQSYTVVIVTHNMQQAARISDETGFMWLGELVEFGVTQKIFTTPTKRKTEDYITGKFG
- the phoU gene encoding phosphate signaling complex protein PhoU, which produces MIRYFDEELKELKEKILQMGTISEEMIDYATKALMEEKEELIQEVFTRENKINQLHIEIDEMALQLLALHQPTAIDLRFITAGIKINSDLERIGDLTINITDNILTLLKQPQLKPYLDLPRMNLFAKEMLRKSLDAFINKDVELARSVLLMDTEVDNLKDKIFRELLTFMLSDSQTIERALALILVSRHLERIADHATNIAEDAIFMVMGKDVRHHLEKKNND
- a CDS encoding F0F1 ATP synthase subunit C, encoding MKKVTLMVAALLLMLMGDVVWAEEAGEAAKNSGDIGIGLKAIAAGLAVGLSALATGMAQAKIGTAGVGATAEKPEFLGTAIILLAIPETLVILGFVIAVMVLL